Part of the Caldalkalibacillus thermarum genome is shown below.
CAGATTTTTCTTGCTAAACACCAGGAGAAAAAGGAATTTGAAAAGCGCCAGGCAAGTCCATCCGCAATCTTTCACAAAATTGGACTTTTTGAGTAGAGAGCCAATCCGCTGTTCTTTGAAAAAACGATCCACTCTTGAAAGAAGTTGCTGGTCAGAAGCCGAGGAATTTGGTACGATAGACATGAAAAACATCCTTTCCTTGGTAAGTGTTAGTGATAGCAACTTCATTTTACCAAAGGATTGGGTGTTTTTCGCGTTTTTTGGCCAAATTCCCCAGTTAAATCAAGGGATTCTCGTGTTTTTCAAGGTGCGAAAGTTGAGAATAATAACCTATAGTTATTCAAAAAAGAAATTTTAGCCCGCTGCGTAAGGTGTGTATGGTAGCGAGTTCTAAAATTCGATGCTGCAGCAACATGCTCCCATACCTTATCGTTCACCGTAATAGTAATAATAATAGCTGTTGCCGGAAAGTTTGCGGTTATTTAAGACACAGCCTATGATGTTGGCTTGCACTGTTTCTAGTAAACTCTTAGCCTTTACAGCCAATTCCTGATTGGTTTTTCCTGAGCTGACAACCAGAATGACACCATCCACTTGGCTGGCCAAAATCTGTGCATCTGTTACGGCTATCACCGGCGGTGTATCAAACAGCACCACATCATATTTCGTTTGGGCTTCTTCAATAAGCGCTTTCATCCGCTTAGAGCCCAACAGCTCTGCCGGGTTGGGCGGAATAGGCCCTGAGGTCAAGACATCCAGCCCTTCCACATCCGTATCAGTCTTGATCACATCCTCCAGTGTGGCAGTGCCGGAGATGACATTGGTCAAACCTTCATTATTCAGAAAGCGGAAGGTATGGTTCACCGTTGGTTTGCGCATATCTGCATCCACCAGCAGAACAGCTTTGCCCGCTTGGGCCAGGGTAATAGCCAAGTTAGCTGAAACGATGGACTTTCCTTCTCCCGGTCCGCTACTGGTCACCATCAGGGTGCGCAGTTCCTTATCCACGCTGGCAAATTGGATATTGGTTCTTAAGGTGCGAAAAGCTTCCGAAATCGGTGACTTGGGATCCTGCAGGGTAATCAGTGAGCGTCGTTTATGTGCAGATTGTCTAGACTTCAACTTGTTCTCCTCCTACTTGCCGGCTGTGCCGCACCCGGGCTGTTTGGGCAGCAGGTTCCTCCATCTGGCCAATGGTGCCCAAGACAGGCAGTCCCAGAACGCGCTCCACATCTTGCTCGGTTTTAATGGTATTATCCAGGTACTCCAGCAAGAAAGCCAAGCCAACGGCTGTCATTAAACCCACCACACCGGCAATGGCCATGTTCAGCACCGGCTTGGGTTTAACCGGTGTTGGGTTGTCGGACACTTTCGCTTCGGCCATAATGTGCACGTTATCGACATTCATCAAGTTGACAATTTCCCGCTGAAACGTTTCAGCCACGGCATTGGCAATATAGACAGCCTGCTCCAGGCTGGGGTCCGTCACCGTAATGGCCATCACTTGAGAATCCCGTACGGCACTGACGTTAATTTGCTCATCCAGTTCTGTATAGGTTTTGTCCAGGTTGTAACGTTCAATCACCAGCTCCAGGATGCGCGGACTTTTAATGACCACTTGATAGGTATTCATCAGTTCAATGTTAGTGCGGATATCCCCCTGATTAATTTCATTGCCTGGGCGGCTCTGGTTAACCAGAATCTCCGCTTTGGCCTCGTATTGGGGCGTGATGATAAAGTAGCTGACAATGCCGCTCACCAAAACAGCCACCGCGGTTATGAGGGTAATCAAGGATAATCTTTTTCTCAAAATAGCAAACAATTCCCTTAAATCCAGCTCTTGCACTTCCCGGTTCTCCATAGTACGCCTCCATCTCTCATTTCTTGAAGAATCATAGCATTAGATCAGTTTCCCTTTATAAGACTCATGTCCATTGTAAACAACTTCCTCTGCATTTTCTAGTCTTTTTTTCCCAAATTGCCTTAATGGCCTGCAAGAAGTCCATAAACATGTCCACATCAATATAATCGGCATGATGGCGAAATTGTTTAGCGCTTTTCGGCTGCAAACTGGCCTAACTGGGCCAACTGGGGCCGAATGGCCGGAATCCACTGCCAATCACTCAGTTCATCATGGGAAGGCGAGGCATTGACAAGGTGGACACTCATGGCCACATAGCCCAGGCGAACAAGGGTCATGGTCATCATCCGTTCTTAAGCTTGTCCTATGGATTAGGATGTCCCTGTATCCAGTGTTTTATGGAGAATTGCAAACCAGACGTGATGCACATAAAAACCGCCCGGCGGCGGCCACAACAATTAAATTTATTTAAAGACCTGGTAAAAATTGTCTTAAAACGCGGTTAATTCTGCTTCTCTCCCAGGGCAAACATCAGGTCACCCTCAGCCACAATCTGGTCGTTTACTTTGGCCACGCCATGCCCTTTGCCGATAGAGCCCCGCACCCGGGTCAGCTCCACTTCCAGGTGCAAGGTATCGCCCGGCTTCACCTGCCCTTTGAAGCGGAAGTTGTCAATCCCGGCAAAGAAGGCAATCCGGCCCCGGTTCTCTTCTTTTTTCAGGATGGCCACGGCACCCACCTGGGCCAGCGCTTCCACAATCAGCACCCCGGGCATGACGGGGTAATCGGGAAAGTGGCCGCTGAAAAAGTGTTCATTGGCCGTCACATTTTTAAGACCGACCGCCCGCTTTCCTTCTTCCACCTCCAGGATACGGTCCACCAGCAAAAAGGGATAACGGTGGGGGATGATCTCTTTAATCTGTTCAATATCCAGCATGTCCATGTCTCCTCTCTGAACCAGGATAAAATTTGAGCCTGGGCCAAAATCAGGTGACCAACCTAAGGTATAAAGCCTCATCAGGCGTGCAGACTATGAAATGTCCCCGCTTTCCATGGGAAGTTGGGGTTCACATAAAGGAGTCTCCCAGCTAACAGCTGGTTACTGGGGGGCTCTTTTCACGTTGGGCTCCATGCGCAGATAGGTGTACAGGTAATTCAAGCTGGTAATGATGGAAAACCCAATGGCCGCCCACAAGCCTTCCCGGTAGTAAGGCAGCTGGAACATAATCATCAAAAAGACTATATAATACAGGACCGTGGTGGCCTTGCCCAGCCAGTTGGCCGCCGGCACTTTTCTTTTGCCCCGAAAATGAACAAACATGGAAACTAAGATCATGCCCAGATCCCGGCTGAAAAAGACACCGGCCGCCAACCAGGAGATGCGTCCGTCAATGACAAAGGCCAGAATCACGGTAATCATCATCAGCTTATCCGCCAACGGGTCTAGCAGTTTGCCCGTCTCGGTGACCTGCTGTGTCCTGCGGGCCAGATAGCCGTCCAGCATATCGCTCACACCGGCCAGAATCAGTACGGCAAAGGCCAGCAGATTGGCATAATCCACACCTGAGAAAAAAGCGATCCAAAACAGCGGTATGAAAAAAAAACGGGTAACCGTAATCAGATTGGGTACATTCATAGCGTCCTTCCTCTCTCTGCGCCATAGCAGAAAAACTTCGGCCGTGCTACCGAAGTTCCTTCAGTTAAGTGATGTATATGTTCTACCTCGGTCGTTTTAATCCTTAAAGACAAGATTGTAGATATGTTTCCAGGTCTCGATGTTTATCACCAGCCGCAAGTCTTCCTTGCCGAGCACCCCAAAGCCAACGATCAGCCCGGCCACAAGCGTGGCAAAAAAGCAGAAGAAAATAAACAGCCACTTGGCCATAAACAGTAAGATACGCTGCCGGAGCGGACGCTTGCGCACCAGCATGATCTTTTTCTTTTTTTCCTTTCCTTGTTTTTTCTCCTTCTCTAGCTGTTGTCGCTCTTCCTGCTGAGTCCCCATTTAGAATTTCCCCTTCAT
Proteins encoded:
- a CDS encoding CpsD/CapB family tyrosine-protein kinase codes for the protein MKSRQSAHKRRSLITLQDPKSPISEAFRTLRTNIQFASVDKELRTLMVTSSGPGEGKSIVSANLAITLAQAGKAVLLVDADMRKPTVNHTFRFLNNEGLTNVISGTATLEDVIKTDTDVEGLDVLTSGPIPPNPAELLGSKRMKALIEEAQTKYDVVLFDTPPVIAVTDAQILASQVDGVILVVSSGKTNQELAVKAKSLLETVQANIIGCVLNNRKLSGNSYYYYYYGER
- a CDS encoding YveK family protein; this translates as MENREVQELDLRELFAILRKRLSLITLITAVAVLVSGIVSYFIITPQYEAKAEILVNQSRPGNEINQGDIRTNIELMNTYQVVIKSPRILELVIERYNLDKTYTELDEQINVSAVRDSQVMAITVTDPSLEQAVYIANAVAETFQREIVNLMNVDNVHIMAEAKVSDNPTPVKPKPVLNMAIAGVVGLMTAVGLAFLLEYLDNTIKTEQDVERVLGLPVLGTIGQMEEPAAQTARVRHSRQVGGEQVEV
- the fabZ gene encoding 3-hydroxyacyl-ACP dehydratase FabZ — protein: MLDIEQIKEIIPHRYPFLLVDRILEVEEGKRAVGLKNVTANEHFFSGHFPDYPVMPGVLIVEALAQVGAVAILKKEENRGRIAFFAGIDNFRFKGQVKPGDTLHLEVELTRVRGSIGKGHGVAKVNDQIVAEGDLMFALGEKQN
- the pgsA gene encoding CDP-diacylglycerol--glycerol-3-phosphate 3-phosphatidyltransferase → MNVPNLITVTRFFFIPLFWIAFFSGVDYANLLAFAVLILAGVSDMLDGYLARRTQQVTETGKLLDPLADKLMMITVILAFVIDGRISWLAAGVFFSRDLGMILVSMFVHFRGKRKVPAANWLGKATTVLYYIVFLMIMFQLPYYREGLWAAIGFSIITSLNYLYTYLRMEPNVKRAPQ
- a CDS encoding DNA-directed RNA polymerase subunit beta; protein product: MGTQQEERQQLEKEKKQGKEKKKKIMLVRKRPLRQRILLFMAKWLFIFFCFFATLVAGLIVGFGVLGKEDLRLVINIETWKHIYNLVFKD